The DNA sequence AGTCAACATAGCAAGGCAGAAACAAAAAATGGATTTTATACAAAATATAGTTTTATGCAAAATGGCTGCCAGGAGGTGGCAAGGTGTCTCCTCTGTGGTCCAGCTGATCCTGGAGTCGTGCAAACTCAGCAAGTTCATTCAATTCTTGAAATTGCCTGTCTGTTTTGTGGCTCACCAGTGACCTATAGAAGTGGACTGCAAACACAATGAAAATCAATCCAAAAGGAACCATAATAGATGTTGaggcaatggctgctgcctctcCTGGGGTGATGGTAGAATTGTTGTCATGAACTGAAACAAGAGGATGCCTCTTCAGTGGAAGAAATTTCACCCAACACAGCAACACCACCTCTGCAAGGAAGAGCAAAGTCCCAATGACAGTGGAAAATGCCCAGGCGAGCTCAATGTGCCGGTGCATACGCTCATGCGGAGACTCCTTTACAGAGTTGAGATTGTGCACATTACTAACAGCCTCTATATTTGGAAGAATGCAGGTACTTATCATGAGAGCGAAGAGGTGAACAGCAACAAGCACAGTAGTACAGGCACTGAAAGCTATCAAGAGACCTGGAGGGTAGACATGTGTTGGCTCTAGCTGAACCTCCACCATAGCCACCTAGAAAGGAAGAATAAAGATTTAATACTGAACTGTATATTTTAAGACATCACTTTACAAATAACAGGTTTAACATTAGCAGGTTTAAAGATTTCCAGCTTAGATCAATACAATATTTTAATGATATAATTTAATTCTCACTACGTCtggacaatgaaaacagactTGGCAACGTCACTTACTGATTGTCATGCAGTAGCACTATGCTGCAAAGTTTGGCCTCCAAACACTGCAGGGAAGTCTAAATCAGAGAGTGGATAAATATCCAATTCAAAactgcacttttaaaaaactacaataaatttgaaattatgaaatTCACATTAAAgcctaaatttattttaaatctattaaAATGATTTGAATGGAATAAGAAAATATTCAGATaatacatgtttgctgccaaagttttaataataaaagttAAATCACTGGACtgatggaagtcactggctaagctcCTGGAACTAGTTTGTTGAAGTGCAAAagcagcttttgacagcagtagcctcttctccTGGTGCAGAGAATATTCTCTTCATTTCAataactagttcattcaaagctgAGATaccaattgggagttgaaaaagcaaaaAAGCTTCTTTTCCTCTTCAAATTCATGAACAAAAAACAGGAGTATCAGATCTACTACTTCTAAAAATactgaaggacatggtgaccagaaacaatcagttcaatttgTTAGCTACAGACAATACTTCCTCTAATCAGTTGTTTTAAATGCAATATTGTttttatatgaaaaaataaatgtatcCAGCACAGACAACATTTTTAATcgaattccaatttccatccatGCAGCTTGACACAAGTCACAACTAAAAATTTAATAAAGGAAATAAGAAATGTCGTCATTATTTtacaacaaaaatgtaaaaaaaaataaggctCTGAATAAGTGTTAAGCTATGTAATTGCTTAAATTGTGAGAACAGATATAGCATATCTTCCTGGTTAGCAAGAAATACCAAGAGCAATCTAGAGACTATATTTAATTGCAAATAAACATTAATagcaaccaatgagaatcaatctttctttaggaaaacaaaaa is a window from the Gopherus evgoodei ecotype Sinaloan lineage chromosome 13, rGopEvg1_v1.p, whole genome shotgun sequence genome containing:
- the ORAI1 gene encoding calcium release-activated calcium channel protein 1 isoform X4, whose protein sequence is MVEVQLEPTHVYPPGLLIAFSACTTVLVAVHLFALMISTCILPNIEAVSNVHNLNSVKESPHERMHRHIELAWAFSTVIGTLLFLAEVVLLCWVKFLPLKRHPLVSVHDNNSTITPGEAAAIASTSIMVPFGLIFIVFAVHFYRSLVSHKTDRQFQELNELAEFARLQDQLDHRGDTLPPPGSHFA
- the ORAI1 gene encoding calcium release-activated calcium channel protein 1 isoform X2, whose translation is MSLNEHSMQALSWRKLYLSRAKLKASSRTSALLSGFAMVAMVEVQLEPTHVYPPGLLIAFSACTTVLVAVHLFALMISTCILPNIEAVSNVHNLNSVKESPHERMHRHIELAWAFSTVIGTLLFLAEVVLLCWVKFLPLKRHPLVSVHDNNSTITPGEAAAIASTSIMVPFGLIFIVFAVHFYRSLVSHKTDRQFQELNELAEFARLQDQLDHRGDTLPPPGSHFA